gcaccccactccagtatacttgcctggacaatcccgtggacagaggagcatggcgggctacagtccatggggtcacacagagtcagacatgactgaagtgacttagcatgcatacacacccctgcattggaagacagattcttaattGCTGGACCACCAAGCAAGTCCCTAAAGCAGATTTTCTTATAAAGGTTTTTAATAAGGCAGAGAAAACCCACAGACTGCAGGTTCCCAGGGCCTCAGGGAGTCTGGGGTGAGACCCATGAGCAGATGTCCAGAGCCTTGGCAGATTGTCCAGGGTAGGCCTGTCTGGGCACATGGTCACCCTGTCATGGCCGTCAGTACCTCTGTGGAAACCAGCTCCACGGGGTGAGGAAGAAAGAACAAGATCAAAGCAAGTATCAGCCAGGACTCATCTGAGCATGTGAGGCTGGGTGTCATAGCCAGACCTTAGAATTTGTGAGAATCACCAACCAGTCCTAAAAGCTTAGGTTTGAGGGGCGTCTTGGGTTACAGATCAACTACAGTCCTGGTGCTGAGCATGCTGCAGTGAGTCCCCCGTGGTGGCCATGCTGGCTGATCTGCAGTTGATCACCAGAGGTCACGTCTCAACCACAACAAGCCCCCCACCCTGCCTTTGGACAGATCCATAGCAGGTTGCTGAAACTACACCCTAAGAAGGGGTCTAGTCAGTTCAGGACTCCAGTGGACATCCTCCTGAGGAAGGTAAAAGCAAGCATAATGCGGGTCcctgtcccttcccctccctaAGTCTATGCCCTAAGACACTCCCACTTTTGCCAGGAGAGCCTTTGACTTTCCCCCAAGCATGGGCTGCCTCTGAGATGTGggaggtgattaaaaaaaaaaaaaaaaaacaaccaagggCCAAGGATTCTTGACTGAAATCTCCAGCACTCTCTCCAAGCCCCTAACTTTCGCTGCACCATTAGAGCCAGCCAGAACTCATTATCCAGGTCTGGCACCCTGTGTCCCCAGGCCCAGTCCAGGAGTGGCTGAGTCCATTGTGTTGCCCCAGAGGAAAATTCTCCAAAGACATCTGTTATCTGCAGGTGGTGGGGACTTCAGAATCAATGAAGGCTTCTGCCAATGGTGGACTAAAGCTATCCTCAATAAAATATGCTGATGTGCTGGAAAAATATTCTAAAGCACACTTTTAAATGCAAGGCAGCTCTTGTTAGTAAGGGAAATACTCTTCTGGCAGAAATGAAGTGAGAACAGGAGTCCCAAGAGATGAATAAGCACCAGTGCCATCAGCTATCTGGGAAACCTATTCTTGCCAGGCATCCTAGACCCTCTGTTTTAACAACTGGAAGTGTGGGGACCACTCTGTGAAGATGGAGAATAAAGTGGGGAGGCTCACCTATCCAGATAGCAAAGTATTACAAAACCATGGTCCTTAAAGTGAGGTTtcagtagagagagagaaagagagagagctggggagggagggagagagacagatctcCCCATGGGGCAGAATGGTGATCCCAGAGACAGCCCCATGTGCACAGTCAATAGATAGGCACAGCTGAATATCTACATGGAGAACAGTACATACACCTGCCGCATCAGTAGCTCAGTGGGATAAAGATTTAACTATAAGAGCAAAATGTCATACTTTTATAAGTTCATATAAGAGTAAATCCTTAGGATGTTGGAGCCAGAAAGAACTTCCTCAATTAAAGTTGAAAACACAAACCACAGGGGAAACAGTGAAGCATCCAATTTCTTAAATCGAGAGCTTCTCTTTGTCTGAAGACCTCACAGAGGAAGTGGGGGAAAGTGCTGCGTGGACAGAGAGTAATGgattggggaaaagaaagaacaagagagagaaacacagatcactaataaaatgagaagacagttTCAAAGGGGCAAATTGGTAAAAACACAGATTGGCAGTTCACACATGAGGAAGCACAAATGGCCAAGAAACATTAAGGAAAGCTCAATCTCATTTGTTAGCAAGGAAATGCAAGAATGCATTTTACCACATTCTAGCCAGTTGGCACAGTTAAGATATTTGATCACACCCACTGTTTGGCAAGACTGTGGAACAACACGGAAAGAAACTGTTATAAAGAGCTGTTAGGGTAGAAATTATGGCAATTTGAATTTATCCAGTAAAGTCAAGCCCTGCTCACCTATGCTGGTCAAATTCTTGGCCATGTGCCTCAGGACATATGTTCaagaatcttcctggagcatCCCTCTGACAGTGAAACCCTGAAGACAACCCTGATGTCCGCCACAGGAGAAGGAACAGACGACCTCAGGGCAGGGGTTTCCTTTGTGGATGCCAGGAGAGGGTACCAGGGGGAACACTTGCAGGCGAATGATGTGTTTCTGAAACACATTGGTTGGTTGGCATGTGgatcttattttatttctgtgctgGAAGCGTGGAGTACTGCGGTCCATGGAGCCGCAAAtggtcggacgtgacttagcaactggacccagcaacggaacaacaacaacaacactctGTGCAATATATATTGTAGTTGTATGTGTCAAGCATTCCACGGCTTAAAACCTCATCTACAGAGATCCGAtctaagtgacaaatagattcaagggattagatctgatagacagaatgcctgaagaactatggatggaggttcgtgacattgtacaggaggcaggcattaagaccacccccaagaaaaagaaatgaaaaaggcaaaatgcttgtccaaggaggccttacaaatagctgaggaaagaagagaagctaaaggcaaaggagaaaaggaagtaaatacccttttgaatgcagagttccaaagaagagcaaagagagataagaaagccttccttggtgatcagtgcaaagaaatagaggaaaacaatagaatgggaaagtctagagatctcttcaagaaaattagagataccaagggaacatttcaggcaaagatgggcacaataaaggacataaatattatagacctaacagaagcaaaagatattaagaagagggggcaagaatacacaaaagaactgtacaaaaaagatcttcatgacccagataaccacgatggtgtgatcactcaccaagagccaggcatcctggaatgtgaaatcaagttggccttaggaagcatcactatgaataaagctagtggaggtgaatggaattccagttgagctatttcaaatcctaaaagatgatgttatgaaagtgctgcactcaatatgctagcaaatcgggaaaactgagcagtggccacaggactggaaaaggtccgttttcattccaatcccaaagaaaggcaatcccaaagaatgttcaaactatcgcacaactgcactcatcccacaggctagcaaagtaatgctcaaaattctccaagccaagcttcaacagtatgtgaactgtgaacttccagatgttcaagctggatttagaaaaggcagaggaaccagagaccaaattgccaacatctgctggatcatcaaaaaagcaagaagtttccagaaaaacacctacttttgctttattgactatgccaaagactttgactgtgtggatcacagcaaactgtggagaattctgaaagagatgggaataccagaccacctgacctgcctcctgagaaatctatatgcatgtcaagaagtaacaattagaactgacatggaacaacagactggttccaaattgggaaagtagtatgtcaaggctgtatattatcaccctgcttatttaacttctatgcagagtacttcatgtgaaatgccaggctggatgaagcacaagctggaatcaagattgctgggagaaatatcagttcagttcagttgctcagttgtgtctgactctgcgaccccatgtattACAGCACgtcgggcctccctgtccctcaccaactcccagagtttactcaaactcattgagtTTGTGGAAGtggaagccatccaaccatctcatcccctgtcatccccttcttctcaagattgctgcgagaagtatcaataacctcaaatatgtagataacaccacccttgtggcagaaagtgaagaagaactaaagagcctcttgatgaaagtgaaagaggagagtgaaaaagttggcttaatattcaacattcagaaaactaagatcatggcatccggtcccatcacttcatggcaaatagatggggcaacaatggaaacagtgacaggctctttttggtggggtgggggctccaaaatcactgcagatggtgactgcagccatgaaattaaaagatgcgtcTTGGGCTGCGCATTTCTTTACGTCCGGAGGCTCGGACGAGTCCTCTCCGCCTCGTGCGTCAGGCCGCGCTGCGGTTATCCGTTCCGGGACTCTTTTTCGGGGCCACCAGAAGCCCAGCCCTTTGCTGGGGGCGCTGCCGGCGCCGCCCTCCGCCCTCTCTACCAGTAGGCCGATTCTCTTGGTAGCAGTCGGTGGGGTGGGGAAATGGTCGTGCTTTCGGTGCCCGCCGAAGTCACTGTGATCCTGTTAGATATCGAAGGTACCACAACCCCGATTGCTTTCGTGAAGGTGGGTGGGAAGGGACGGAAGTGGTGGTGAAGAAGGGCGGAGGCGGGCAGGTCCGCGGCGAAGAGATATGGGTGCCGCCCGCCGGGCAGGTGTGCGCCCCGTCGCCCTGCAGGACATTTTATTTCCTTACGTCAAAGAAAATGGTAAAGAGTATCTGCAGACACATTGGGAAGAAGAGGATGTCAGTCTTTTGAGGAAACAGGCTGAAGAGGACTCCCACCTGGATGGGGCTGTTCCGATCCCGGCAGCCTCTGGTAATGGGGCGGACGACCCGCAGTGGATGATCCAGGCCGTGGTGGATAACGTGTACTGGCAGATGTCGCTGGACCGGAAGACCACGGCGCTGAAGCAGCTGCAGGGCCACATGTGGAGGGCGGCGTTCAAGGCGGGGCACATGAAAGCAGAGTTCTTTGACAAAGATGTAGTTCCGGCCGTCAGGAAGTGGCGAGAGGCTGGAATGAAGGTGTATGTCTATTCTTCAGGGAGCGTGGAAGCACAGAAACTATTATTTGGGCATTCTACAGAGGGAGATATTCTTGAGCTTGTGGATGGTCACTTTGATACCAAGATTGGACACAAAGTGGAGAGTGAGAGTTACCGAAAGATCGCCAGCAGCATCGGCTGTTCAACCAACAACATCTTGTTTCTGACGGATGTTTCCCGAGAGGCCAGCGCTGCTGAGGAGGCGGACGTGCATGTGGCTGTGGTGGTAAGACCGGGCAACGCAGGGTTAACTGATGATGAGAAGACCCACTTCAGCCTCATCACATCCTTCAGCGAACTGTACCTGCCTTCCTCAGCCTAGGGGAGGGACCCTGAGGAGACCAGACTGTCTTCACAGCGTCGTCCCTGTCATCTAGTTTTATTCTAATGGTAAAAAGCATTTgcttaaaaaatacagataaacacACATGGAAGGTTTGttgagtgtgtgtatgttcagacTTCCTTTCACAAGCACATAAGTGGGAAAAAGAATCTCCGTTCAGTGAAAAGGAAACTTATTTTAAAGATGCTCTATATGTAGAAATTGTTTGGGACCACAACCCTAACCCTTATGGAGGGCGACGTATAGTTGAGAGAAGAAATTATGACTGAACAGGTCAAGTGTGTTAATGTTTATCAAGTCAAGCATCAAAATAGATTGGTTTGAGCGGTTTCTCAGAAGCCTTGTTATTTTGAAACTAGAAGTTTTTCAAAGACATTCCTAATAATAATTTACTTCCCCTTTTAAGTTGTGAGTTTAAGATTACAACAACCTAATTTGAAACTATTAATCTCTATTTACAAATGACAAAGCTATTTGTTTCTGCTCCAGAAGAGAGCAGAGTTGGGAAAGAAAATGCATGTGAGTCTTGATTAACCAAGTGTCTGCTACTTAAGAAACTTGCTGATCATTGTGGTACCCACAGCAAGCAGTTGCCTTACCAGTGGAAAAGATGCACTAATGTAACAGCTGAAATAGAAATGTGCTTCCTAAGGTT
This genomic interval from Cervus canadensis isolate Bull #8, Minnesota chromosome 10, ASM1932006v1, whole genome shotgun sequence contains the following:
- the LOC122448711 gene encoding enolase-phosphatase E1-like isoform X1 encodes the protein MVVLSVPAEVTVILLDIEGTTTPIAFVKDILFPYVKENGKEYLQTHWEEEDVSLLRKQAEEDSHLDGAVPIPAASGNGADDPQWMIQAVVDNVYWQMSLDRKTTALKQLQGHMWRAAFKAGHMKAEFFDKDVVPAVRKWREAGMKVYVYSSGSVEAQKLLFGHSTEGDILELVDGHFDTKIGHKVESESYRKIASSIGCSTNNILFLTDVSREASAAEEADVHVAVVVRPGNAGLTDDEKTHFSLITSFSELYLPSSA
- the LOC122448711 gene encoding enolase-phosphatase E1-like isoform X2, whose product is MIQAVVDNVYWQMSLDRKTTALKQLQGHMWRAAFKAGHMKAEFFDKDVVPAVRKWREAGMKVYVYSSGSVEAQKLLFGHSTEGDILELVDGHFDTKIGHKVESESYRKIASSIGCSTNNILFLTDVSREASAAEEADVHVAVVVRPGNAGLTDDEKTHFSLITSFSELYLPSSA